The Pelmatolapia mariae isolate MD_Pm_ZW linkage group LG2, Pm_UMD_F_2, whole genome shotgun sequence sequence taaattataaggTAGTGCACTCTTGAAAAAACgctcaaagaaaaaaagtatctGAAAGTGTGGAGAAGATTCCCTCTAAATCACCAGTAAATTAAATTACTTCATGTCattaaatttgatttatatGTCATATCAGTTACAGCTAATAGAGCTCTGTTGGGACTGTTTACTGTGAAGTGAGCATAAACATGGTCAGGACCATGGACAGCCTTGCCATAAACTTCAAGAATTTCTAGCTACATTTTGTGACAATATTACATTTCCTACACAAGTCACCAGAGGAATTTTAACTTTTTGTAGTCTATTGCTACAGTACATTCAGTCAGTTTTGTTTGCAGACTGATCTTATCTGCTACTACCAGACAAAATATGGTCATATTGGGTTATGAAAGATAATGTTCAAGAAAAAGGACATAAAAGTGGCAAGACAGCATGAAAAGACAGACAATGACCTTTCGTCTATTTGTTCTTGTCCAGTTCAAGCAACTGAGACCTACTAACCTCCTAAtcataaagaaaaatgtaatgacCAACACACAAAGTTTGCCAAGTTAAACAAATGAGCACCCCTTTTTCTAAAAGTATGCTAAGGCCATAGAAAAGTATATACCATAGAGTATGCTTTGTCAAAGAAATAAACACTATTCTGCATACTTTTCAAAGTTTTACTTAAAAGCAGCAAATCCATGTCATGCCAAATCATCAAAAGAATTCTTAGTTTTACCATGATCACAATCTCGTCATCATTTTAACTAAAAAGTTATCCAACTCAGTCAGACTCAGTGAAACCTATAGATTcaggtaaatttaaaaaagttttttttctttctttctttctttctttttctttttttgttagtcTGTGTTGAAATAATGATGTCTTTTTTCTGACATacatttgtcataaaataaaggTTCACACTAAACAAATCAGTTTGTGCCTGGTGCATATTGATGCATTTAGAGTAGGTTTTGGGAAAAAAGGTTCTTTAAATATGCCTTACCTCAGATGTCTTTCTCCTATCAGGAAGCACTAGAGTATTTGCATGGCTCCCAGGTACTATGGTAGATCCTATACTCATTCTGGGTCCAACTAGCATGTACCGCTTCTCCCCTGATCTGTACTGGATGCTGTGACACAGTGTCCCATCATAATTAGTCTCTGGCAGATATTTAGAAGTATAGTCTGTGGATTTGGAGCACTGCATCGCAATCAGCACGATGATACTTATGAGGAAAAGCACAGAAACCGCGCCCAAAGTTATCACGAGGTAAAATATGACATTACTGTCCTCGTCATCTTTTGCTGCACTTTTAACATCAGAAGCTGCAAAAGCCTCTTTGGGCTCCACAAGTTTGACAATCACAGTAGCTGTTGCTGAGAGAGAAACGTTGCCGTTGTCTTTGACCAGTATGAGCAGTTTATGCTCAACCTCGTCAGTCTCTGTGAATGAGCGAAGTGTTCTGATCTGTCCTGTATAGCGGTCCAAAGCAAAGAGACTGTGGTCAGTAACTTCTTGCAGTGAAAAGAGCAACCAGCCGTTATATCCTATATCAGCGTCATAGGCTCTGACTTTAGTCACCAAGTGTCCTGCGTTGACGTTTCGGGGAATCTCCTCCACACCTTGAGCAGAACCGTTGGAGCTGAGTGGATACAGGATGACTGGAGCATTATCGTTCTGATCCAGGATGAAGACGTTGACTGTGACATTGTTGCTTAGTGACGGAGTTCCCGAGTCTGAGGCAACAACTTGAAACTGGAAAGTTTTCAGCATTTCAAAGTCAAAACTTTTCAGCGCTAAAATGTCCCcattttcagtgtttatgtTTAGAAATGAAGTGACTTTATTATCTTCACTTCCGTCTCTGATAATATGATAGGAAATGCGCGCATTGTCATTGTCATCACGATCAGAAGCtttaacagaaaacactgaagcTCCTGGATTATTCCCCTCAGTAACATAGAAAGTATAGGGGCTGAGTGAAAACTCTGGACGGTTGTCATTCACATCTGACACCGTAACGCTTATTGTCTTTTCAGATGATAACGGAGGCTGACCTGCgtcttttgcttttattgtcaACTCGTATTGTGACTGTTTCTCTCTGTCCAGAGGAGATTTGGTCACTAATGAATACATTGTGTCCTGTAAAGATGGTGACAATGCAAACGGAACATCGTCACCTAAGGAACAAATGACTTTTCCATTAAGACCAGAATCCAAATCATTTACACTTATAAGAGCTACTGTAGTTCCAGGTCTGGAATCTTCTGGAATGGAGCTGGAAAATGAAGTAACTTCAATCTCAGGCGCATTGTCATTCACATCAACTATCTTAATATTTACACTCTTTTGTGTTGATAGAGGAGCAAGACCTTTATCTGATGCCTGAATTTCAATTTCATATTTGTCCTTCTCCTCAAAGTCTATCTGCCCTTTTACAGTTATCTCACCTGTCACAGGGTTTATGTTAAAAAGCCTCAATAACCTAGAATGAACAACACTGCTAAATGAGTAAACGACATCTCCGTTTTGACTGTCATCTAAATCCGTTGCATTCACTTGGACGACTACTGTACCTACAGGAGCATTTTCATTAAGCGTAACAGAATAAACATCTTGGGAGAAAACAGGTGCGTTATCATTAATGTCCAAAACATATATTAGAATTGTCATCTCTCCAGATTTAGCAGGTTTGCCCCCATCCAGGGCCGTCAGTGCTAATGAATGGGTTCCCGCTGCTTCCCTATCCAAAGATTTCTGCACAATTAATATTGGTATTTTCCCATCTTCTCCCTTATCCTTTACTTCTAACCGAAAGTGGTCGTTTGAGCTAAGTTTATACTGCTGAATGGTAAAAGGACCGCCGTCTGGATCTCGTGCGGGCTGTAACGGTATACGTACACCGGGTAACGCAGACTCTGAAATTTCCAGCGTTTTCTCTTCCTGTGGAAAACGAGGAGAGTGGTCATTTACATCCAACACCTCCACTGCAACGTAATGTATCTCCAGCGGGTTTTCTAGTACAGTTTTCAGATTTATTAAACACGAAGTGCTCTCCGCGCACACCTCTTCTCTGTCAATCTTCCGGCTCACATACAGGATGCCGTCATTTGGATTTACATGGAAAAGGGGATCTACATCACTATTAACAATCCGATACTTTCTCTCTTTTAACGTGCTTTTATCTATTCCCAGATCTTTTGCGATGTTTCCTACCACAGTCCCTTCGTTAACCTCCTCCGAGACTGAATATCGCATCTGCGCCGAAGCCACAGTACACAAAAGCACAGCAGCCATGCAGCCAAGGAAAGATCCTCTCCCACTTCGCCTCTCGTGTCTTCTTTGTTCCATGGTTACACCCTAGATCACAAATATATCTTCAGATAATCGATTGCTGCAACATAACGACAAAATCCAAACGTTCCTTATATGAAAATACTCATCTTCCGTCTGCAATGACGGACATAATGCCAAAGAAAGACGGTAGTAAGCTCAACAACGGCCGCGAAAAAAGAAATGGAACCAAAAACCCTGGTGGGAAACTCGTGCAAGGCTTCCTGTTTGGATTACACTGACACCACGCGATCTGCGTTCTCACTGCAGGGAAAAATACTATAACAGATTTTTTCATGTTTGACAAAAAAAGTGACACAAATCTCAAAAACATCAGAAGGGTCTGCATAACAATATACAAGAAACAGTTATTATACAACAAAATTAAGTGATATGAGTCAACACGATGCGTTAACATCAgtaagtttaaaaaagaatatttcagtTCAATAGAAATTCAATCAAGCGAGTCCAATAAAGAACTGCTAATGCTACAGTGCTGCCTGACACATGCTGAGGCTTTTGGATTGCTCAGGCGCCTTATTTCATTTATGCCAGTATTTTAAGCAAAAGAAGGTTGGGAATAGAAGAGAAGGAAActgttaaaagaagagaaacagtggagattgtgaaaaaaaatcccacgTTCATCACTGTTCAAAGAGAAATTGCACAAGTTGTTTTTTGATTACTTTAAGAATAGTAAATATTCACGACCTTGTCGTCGTCATAAATGGTTATTTCGTTACGAAGCATGCCATTAATTTCATTCCAGACGAGCtactaataaaacaaatgtaaGAAAGGATTGAGACCAGGAAATGTGATGCAAATGTCTTACCTCCTCGGATACTCTCCTCCTATCGGGAAGCACAAGTGTATTTGCATGGCTGCCAGGTACTATAGTAGATCCTATACTCATTCTGGGTCCAACTAGCATGTACCGCTTCTCCCCTGATCTGTACTGGATGCTGTGACACAGTGTCCCATCATAGTTAGTCTCTGGCAGATATTTAGAAGTAAAGTCTGTGGATTTGGAGCACTGCATTGCAATCA is a genomic window containing:
- the LOC134644677 gene encoding protocadherin alpha-3-like isoform X31 produces the protein MEQRRHERRSGRGSFLGCMAAVLLCTVASAQMRYSVSEEVNEGTVVGNIAKDLGIDKSTLKERKYRIVNSDVDPLFHVNPNDGILYVSRKIDREEVCAESTSCLINLKTVLENPLEIHYVAVEVLDVNDHSPRFPQEEKTLEISESALPGVRIPLQPARDPDGGPFTIQQYKLSSNDHFRLEVKDKGEDGKIPILIVQKSLDREAAGTHSLALTALDGGKPAKSGEMTILIYVLDINDNAPVFSQDVYSVTLNENAPVGTVVVQVNATDLDDSQNGDVVYSFSSVVHSRLLRLFNINPVTGEITVKGQIDFEEKDKYEIEIQASDKGLAPLSTQKSVNIKIVDVNDNAPEIEVTSFSSSIPEDSRPGTTVALISVNDLDSGLNGKVICSLGDDVPFALSPSLQDTMYSLVTKSPLDREKQSQYELTIKAKDAGQPPLSSEKTISVTVSDVNDNRPEFSLSPYTFYVTEGNNPGASVFSVKASDRDDNDNARISYHIIRDGSEDNKVTSFLNINTENGDILALKSFDFEMLKTFQFQVVASDSGTPSLSNNVTVNVFILDQNDNAPVILYPLSSNGSAQGVEEIPRNVNAGHLVTKVRAYDADIGYNGWLLFSLQEVTDHSLFALDRYTGQIRTLRSFTETDEVEHKLLILVKDNGNVSLSATATVIVKLVEPKEAFAASDVKSAAKDDEDSNVIFYLVITLGAVSVLFLISIIVLIAMQCSKSTDYTSKYLPETNYDGTLCHSIQYRSGEKRYMLVGPRMSIGSTIVPGSHANTLVLPDRRKTSEPKAPNSDWRYSASLRAGGVMQSSVHMEESSVMQGAQGVLVQNWPTASSAADGEGGEVSPPMGAGVDSNSWHFRYGPGGPGAPPQHLKPGEVPPEAFIIPGSPAIISIRQNQGGEDDKSDFITFGKKEEAKKKKKKKKEKKDKKDKGKDDGDE